The Apium graveolens cultivar Ventura chromosome 10, ASM990537v1, whole genome shotgun sequence nucleotide sequence CTGGGCGTACATCAAGCTTCCAACACTGCGGACAATCAGACGgagcataattttttttaataaataaactTCTCAACACATACAGATTTCTGCCGATCCTTCAAGCAACATTACTTCTCAGTTTCCATATGAATAGCCCAACCCATCCTGCCACCTAAGGTAGAAATTCCTTGTTGGGCCCTAAACCTTAGGAACCGGACTCTAATTATTAACcgtttttaatattttagggttcaaCAATTCccaattttagttttaaaaatattaaattatttatatatatgaatAAAGTACGAACAAAACACctcttaaaataaaaattttgagTTTGAAAATATAACATTATTGAGTATTTTGGGTAAAAAAATGTAAAACGTTAATGCATTTTGCGTTACCATTGAAAACAACTTTTGAAATTGCGTTTCTACTTTGAATAACATTGTTTAAAATTGcattttttgatttaaaaaattaaaaaataaaaaaaaatgttaGACAACAATtgtattttttattaataataaaaactGCTACCGAAACACCATTTTAAAATGACATCTGAAGTTATTTTTTTCCAAAGTGACATTGAGTTCATTGTCACCCAAATAAAGACATTTGGAACAATAACCTACCTCAACAAGGCCCATTTTTAAACTTGAGTTTCAGTGGATGGGCCTGAGAACGATTGGGGTGGATTTAGGCAATCCAGACCAGATGCAGTCCTAGTTGGGCCATAGGAGAATGTTAACATTTTtcaagtgtatatatatatacactaaaAGGTCCATCAGAGGAATCGAGGTGTATAACAGGCAAAGCTATTTGTAATGCAGTCCTACACTGATTGTTTTCGGTGTTTCCTAATTGTACTCTGGATATGTTAATAGTAAGTAGTAACAGCCATGCAACCCATGTTTGGGGTTTTATGATCTCATGTCACCAGGTTTTGGTTACCTGTGTCTgatttttagttttattttatacGTCATactttgatttgatttttttgGTACTGTGTTTATAGTGATTGGTACAGTTTTTGTGCGGGTCATATTATAGTTATGCGTTGGACTTGTTTGGAAGGGTGAAGGACAAGAATAACTTTTGGTAGATAACGAAAATAACTGTTTTTTAAAAAAAGTGGACAATTTTAGCCGACGAAATACGCATATGATAATGAAGTAAGCTATCGATAATACGCATTTGAGATTAAGGTAACTTGTAATATTTTACGCACATACACATTAGGGAAAGGAGTATATTGACTCGTTATGCAATTGCATAACGCCTATTACCCGATAGTCACGTGACAAGTAGCAACTTGATTTGATATTTTGGCTGATTACGCATTGGCTGGTCAGGTATCCCGGGGGTCATTATTGGccaaattttgaaaatgagacATTTTTGTTAAAAGTTTTTAGAAAGCGATCATATTTGTCTTTTTTCCCCAAACAACTTGTTTTAGTCTAAAATTTGTTAAAGCTCCACATGTCCGAAAAGTATAATCAAGAGCAGTAAAATGTCTAACAATTGTACGTAGTTAGTGGAACACAATTGCCTTCCCGTCCACCGTGGAAGTTTATGTAATGGTGGATTCACTTGTATTGTATTAGTATGTCACTCGATTGCAAGCCAATAAAATTTCCTATTTCTTGGAAGGAGCTTTCGACAATATTGGAGGCTATTTGATAGGTTGTAGATGATGTACAATGAATTTTTCTGCAATTTCACACTAAAGCCTTTGCGAGTCCTTGAACATTTGTGGTGTTCCTTTGGTGCTTAGTGTGGTAAATATATAAGTGTTGGCTCAATTTTAGTGGTGCCCATTGTATTACTGAATTCACCACATTCTGTTGTAACAGTTCATCAGGAGGCAATGTGTCCCAAGGTTTCTTTTCTGTGTATGATACTACTGCAGATAGTGATTAGATGCTCTTAAGTCTTAAGTGTTAACATTCCTAGCTACTAGGATGACATATATAAAGGCTGTAAAAGAAGTAAGTATTTATTATGCTCTATTAAGATTTAAGGATTAACTTCTCCTGTGTATATGTCATCATTTAGGAAAACTGTTTAAGTTCTGTCACTATAATCTCTAAACTATAGAACTTAAAAATTATCACAAGATATTTGCAGCTATTTAAGTTTCTCAAGGAGTTCGCATAACTATAATTAGCGTCCATAAGACAAGGAGCCCACATTATTATGATTAGCATCCATAAGAATGGTTGTCTCTGTTTCATATTGAGTTTTTTTTTCATCCTACCTAATTTGGCTTGACACTCTAAAATCGTGCTTGAAAAGTTTGTGTTACAGGTGTTTCCTTTCTGATTAATTTTTGTCCCAGTTCATACCACATTATGACATCTGATTCTTTTTTAGCTATGTGCTCGATGATCTTATTTGGTGTATTTCTTCTTATTGCAGTTCATGTTGGGCCAGGCTTTTGTATTAAATTCTATAAATTACTCTGTAATAATAATCGTGGACATCTCTCATTGGATATTACGAAATCTGTTGATAAATGAATCCCAATTTGTTGACTATTTTTTGTTGGAGGTTATGCATCTTGTTTGTTTAAGATGAAGAAGAGCAACTACTCCTTATTCTTTGTCAATATGTTACTGACATTACACTTGTTTCAAATACTTGTCCCAGACGAAACATATAATTGCAAATATGACACTTGATGTTCATCCGAATATATCTTCAGTTCTGTAAATTCTATTTTTTGTTCCTGGTGTGTAAAAATGTATAACCACCATACCCTGGTCGGGTCCTAGTTAACTTGTAAATGCAACCCATTTTTGGTTTCGCTTTAAACATTCATGATGTTTAACGAGGAAAGCACCGGGATAGGAACTTTCTACTTGAGGTTTGAACTTGTTTGAATAATAGAACTTGGTTGCTGTGTCCTTGTGAATCTTGCTGCTATTAAGGCCGAGAATAGTAAATTGTCTGATCTGGTAGTGTTAAAAGAATCAATTTCAGGCAGTGCATATTCTTTTATTGGTGGCGTGATTATATGCGTCTTTTGTTGCTCTAAACACATAATTGTATCTACTATACATGCTCATGTAAAAGTAGAGTATCTATTAAACCTAACAAGCTAATATTAAGTGTTGAATGTTGCTTATTGGAAATTACTCAAATTTGTTTGTTTGATCATGTTCTGAGAGAGAGGTGAGGCGGTGAGTGGAAATTGATAATATGGCATTAATTAGTAAGCCCCATTACGTGCTCAAGGTATTTTTACCTCATATTAAACTGATTtcatattttctttaatttttgtTCTGGGGCCTCCAGGTTCCTTAAGCTACATATGACTATGAACTTGAAACTTTAGAGCTCCCATTCCCCACCCCCCAAAAATATACTCTTACTCAACAAGTTTATTATATACTTCTTGCTTTGAAGGGCAATGGTCAGATAAATATACAGTTTCAGTAGTTGGCACAACATACAAGAAGACAGCATTCTAGATTAAAGTCAATCAAGAATAGAATTTGGTGTACAGCTCTGTTAAATTTTCCCTTCTAGACAAATGAACTATTCAATGCCATTGAGACTTTGCACATCGAACAACACTGAGAAAGACGTCCTCATCGCAGGGTATCCAAAGTTTTGAGGAAGCCGTGAAATCATATTCCTCTTGAGCCTGATCAAGCAATGCCTTGAAGAGTGGGTTGTCAAGTAAAGTGATTCTGATAACAAATCTCCTGTACTCTTTACCAACATAGACTACCAAGTGACCCTTTGGGACATCTCTGGGAATATAGTCTTCTTCTTGATGAATGAAGCGCCACAAAGCCCATTGACAGCAGCTGTCACAATCAGCAGCAGGTGCAACACTATTACCCATCTTTTGCCACTTGTTAAGAAATTCTTTGCAAAACTTCATTTTTAAATTCTTCATGTATAATATATATACTAATGTTTTGTTAGAATTTTGTATTATGTAAATATCTCTAGAGAAAAAGACAGGGAGAGTGAGATGGGTATGGTATATGAGAAGTGGTTATATACAATTAAGATATATAGTACCACTTAAGAGATAATAGTGAAGAGAAATTTTGAGATGGTGATACAAAAATGAACAAGAGTTTATATAAGAGGAAAGTGCCACACTGTAGAAGAACATTAAATGATCGATATGTTCGGGTAGGTAAGTGAGATTGAGAGAGTAAAACGAAACTTTAATGTGCAAGATGTCTGCGCGTTGCCATGCTGTACTTGCTATACCTTCATTCATGTTGGTGCATCTTCATACGAAAATGTACGAACATTTTATGAAGCTATAACCTTCATAGATTCACGAAATCAGCACTCTCCCCTATTATTTTACAATATCCATTTGTAACATGCTAGTAATTACAAGTGCGCACTGCACTTTGCCCGAGAAGTTTATCCCATGCCTATTGCATATCTTATCTATACTTTTCTAATCTAGTGGGTCCTGAATTGATAACCTCCTAAAAATTCACTGATCCTCCAAGATATATATAGACAAAAAAAAAATAAGTTGATCAAGTGTTTGACCCAGCATTGTTGTGACAGTCGATGCAAGAAATTATGGGGCATGAAGTATTTTTCAGATAACTTGGAACTTTAGTTGAAGATAATAACTAAGAACTTACATCAAAGGTTGAAATTTGCTAGAATGCTTATCCACTGCTTTATCACAtctttttaataaattatataattgCTATTCAGTATATAAGTGATCCACTGTTCTCCTTGTGCATTGTCTTCAGTATTTATCTGCAAATTACCATTTATCTCTTTGTTTGCTCTAACTTAAGATGCTGGACAGAAGTGAGAAAGCAAAGGGAAGACATGATAAGAGATATGGGTTTAACGAGATGGAATTTTAATCAATTGGATTCTACTTTGAGTCTTGTAAGGCTGTTTGTTGTTACACAATATCCGGCCTCATCTTAGGCTCCGACTACATATGAATTGTTCGTCCTAGCATTAtccaaaaaatattatttaaataagtGTTCATCGTAAAGTCAAACCTATACATCTCAACTGCATCTCATTAGTTCGCAGATTAAAATTAACTGCATTTATAGTGAAGTGTATTGTTGGAGAAAAACAAAAGGAATTACCCCTACTTCATTATTTAGTCCATCTTTGTTCTTTTTCTGGGTGGAAACTGGCCCTTCATTCACGAATTGGCCTTCGCCTTTCTCAAAATAGCATGCTACATAATAGACTTAATATTTTCAAAGATGCACACATAATGCGGAAGTTCTTTGCAGCAACAGCCTCTCTATTCTTAGGTGTTAGCATACATCTTAGCCCTCGCTAGACCCCTCTCTATGAGCGGAATGTGTTCAGGCATGCTTGGTTTAGAGATGTCTCCATACATAGCTAAACTATGCTATAAATTTGAGTTTTGTACCTATAATAATCACCAAATTTCTAGATACTTTTAGTTACCCCTAGGTCATGAAAGGATCTGAGTTAGAGAGATTGAATGGTTACATATTTGACACATCTTAAATTGTACATAACCCATTTTGGAAGTTGCAGTACAATTTCCTCTGGCTTGTCAATAGCTGGTGAGGGAACATGTTACATATGACAATTGACAAATGTTGATTGTAGATGCCCAGCCATGACAATGAAAGGATTCATCCCCTGATGATAATGCGAGTCGCTTTCTATCCTTGAGTAGTTGAAATTTGAAAGCAAAGAGCTAGCTCTCTTGATCAGCACTCTGCTCTGTTCTGTCCatgatattttattattttttttaaaattcaattGACTTGTTATGCTACTTACCCTCCACTTTGAAATGAGAACTGCAAAGGTTCTGTTGACTGTAGACCCCTGAGAGAATTCTTCAATTTATTGAAGTCGTTCTTAATATTTTTTATTCCTTTCAGGGAAGTTGCCCGATGGTTCATTAGATACGCATGAATTTGGATGCAATTTGGAATTGTAATGGTATGCCATGCAGTCTGCATTATTGGGTAGTTCATTGGTGTCTTAACTTTTCTTCTCATTGAGATGGAGGTGAGTTTTGCTGAGATTGTTCTTGCAAATAAAAGTACATCTACAGATACTGTAGTAGTTAATAACAGAAATTTTAGCTGTGATGGGATGTTTTTACGGGTTCACACGAGTACGGAATGTTGACATGAAATGTAAGAGTTTTAGGTCACAATTCACAAATAAAAAAAGCATTCATGTTATGAACACCTATGAGGATACTACCTTGCACCTCTACCTTCCGACCACTACATAAATTTATGAAAACAAAATATCTATTACCTCTCTGTGACTCTGCTTCTCTCTGTCTATGTATGTTTGTGTTTTCGTAGATGTATTCGTATAGTATATATTTTCTACTAATGTTTCTCAAATATACTGTATAAATGTATAAGGGTTCCAGAGTTGAATAGAATAAACAAGTGTGTTGTAATAATAAACTTGGCTCTCCCTTAACTGTAAGTTTGTAGGCAGTTATGTTTACTCTCACATTCTAGTATGCATAGATAAATTTAGATGGACAATATGTTAAATCTTTGGTTTGAGTTCTAGGCGTAATATAAGAAATGCCAGATAGAATTAACTGACAATAAGAGAGGAGATTGCATGTGGAAACTGAGCTGGCGCTGCCAAAAGATATAAATAAGCTCATGCAGGCAGGGGCCAACCTCCTGCTAACTAATAACTCACTCCCATGCTTCCTTCTGGGTGGCAACTTTCTCTCAACAGTAGGATGTTTATTTGTTTTTCACTTTTTTCTCCTCCCCCCTATTGCTCCATTTTAGTTTCACACCTGAATCGTATTCAGCTCTGAATTAGATGAATAAAGAAATACTAGTTATCTACCTATTCGAATTGGGGAGCGGTAACATGGATGTTATGTTACACAGTAACCCTTGTTTTTCATTTGCACCTCAGTTCTGTTATTTTGTAAGGCTTGTTGGTTCTGGAactttaaaaatgaataataacCCTGCAGGAGGTAACAGATGTAGCTGAATAATTTCGCCAAAACAAATGCTGCTAATTGTAAAGCAATGTACCAAAAACTGATGAGTAACACTAGTGAAGATATCTTATATTCTCTTTAAATAATTTAAGGACGTAAAACAAAGAGTAATTTGATGTATTTATTGATTATTGCGTGGGGGGCCAAAACAAGAATTATCATGAAATTAGAATATTAGATTTAATTTAGTTATATATTTGTAAAAACTTTAAGGTTGTTCGAAATTAGTCTCACTTATGGAGCTTATTTGATTAGATAAATTTTTAGGACTTTTGAGTCCTGTAAATTTTTGTTTTGTTGCTACTGTAATCTTTTACATTAAACAATGCTAATAGAATTGATTTTTTTTCCTTTACTTATAGGAGTTGTGATATCTCAACCCATCCTTCTCTCTTATTGGATTTCTTGCAGTTAATCCAGCCGAATTATCTTTttgttattttattccacaaatcttttttttctatttctttttctGCATCAAAAACACCGGATGCATACAATTCAGCCTTGGTAAATAGACTTTAACGTTCTCATCATTTTCCTTAGTATGTCTGAGTATTTTGCGATTAAGGGCATTCTATATTAGTAAACATATTCGTATTACCCCAACATACACATCAATAAAACAGTAAAAACTTGACAAGGGGTATGGTATGTATTGTTGTGGACAAAGTTGTTAGATTTACCTTCCCTGTTAATTTTCTGCACAAGGAATTTCCTTATGATGTTAAGTGAACTTTCCCCCTTCTGAGATGACAAGTTTTTGGTTAGGTTATGTAAATGCTGAGTGCTTACAAGTAATCAAACAAACCAGGACTCCATTTCTTCCTCTTTTTTCCTATGAAATATCTGTTACATATATACTTTAGTTCAAGGGAAGGATTTTGCCATTATTAACACATACAAACTGTAATTACTTGTCCACACCCCTTCTCATTGTGTAAATTGATTTATAAGGTTTTGATGTTGTCTTTAGTTGAACATGAAAGAAATACACTCGCCTAAGTTCAAAACTCTCTTTTAGTTGTACCAACAATGTTATTGCACAACAATCGTGTCACAAAATTGAGAAAATAAACAAAGAAGAAGATAATTACAAACTTCCAAATAGAGGCATCCACAACTCCTACAAACTTTAATTTGAAAATGCTATATATATTCCATTTTCCTCAGTCTATTGTCGTGCTGTTTGTCATATATGCATGACCaatgattttattttattaagtttaatACTTGTGACATTAACCACAAGATAATGGCTATCCACTTATATTGAAATTAGGACGAGAGTATATTTTGAAAAGTTCTGTGAATGTTTTCTTTAAAGTAAAGAAACTTAAAAATTCTCACTGAATATCTTCAGCAATTTGAGTGTCTAAAGGAGTAGACATTGTAATTTGCATCGATAAGATGGTTTATCGCTGGCACGTGTGCCTCGGGTTTTCATTCTTGCTTCAGAAGTTTATGTCTGCAAGACGTGTTTCTTCCTGAacaatctcttcatcaacatccatgTAGCATTATCTCTTTCTTCTCTCTGTGTGTCTGTCTTTTGTTTTTATTTTGAGCCTGATTATGTACTAGGTTTTCTAAAAACCACCCTGTAAATTATAATAATTGAATATTATGGTTTTTCTGTTGGGAGAGGTAATGCATCTTGTCTCTTGAAATGAGGAAGAGGACTGATATATAGATAAAACCAAGACTCATGTCTGTTGAAGAAGAAAAATTAAAAGCAGGGACGTAACTGCACCTTAATCAATGTCAAAATATACCATTTGCCAACAGTTTAACTTGTTCCAAATACTTGTCTGAGACAAAAGTATGATTGCATCTCCGATGCTGATGTTCATCTCATCTGCATGTATTTTTTTTCCGCAAGTCCTTGCATTTTGATTTGGATTGGTGGCGTGAAGAAAATATCACCACTATACAGTGCCAGACAGCTTGAGAATCAAACCTAAATCTGGTTTCCCTTTAAAGATTCATCATATTTAAAAAGGAAGAGATTTAGAGTCTTTTCTACTTGTGGTTTGAACTTGGCAGATTGTAAAGAACTTGGTTGCTACTAGCTCCGTGCAATTTTTGCTGCTATTAAGGTACAGGATATAAAATTTTAATTCTATAATGTGGTATTGATTAATGCATACTCTTTGTTTTGGCAATGTGATTATATCCATTTTGGTTGGTCTAAACACATTAGTATATCTGCTATACATGTTGAAGCGTAATAATATTAATTGTCGATTGTTGAAATTTACTCAAAATTGATGTGTTCTCTGGGTTTCTTGAGTTACCTTAAATGTTTCAACTATAGAATTGTGTATATCCCATTCCCCGGGTACAAAAAAATTACTCTTTACTCAAGTTCATGATATACTTCTTGCTTTGAAGGACAATGGTAAGAGGGATATACAGTTTCAATAATTGGCACGCAATACAAGAATTGAACAATCTAATTTAAGTTTACAATTAAGAATAGAATTTATTGAACTCGGTTGACTGTCCCCTCAGAGACAGTAGGACACTCTGATGTTTTCGAAACTTTGCACATCGAACAACGCTGAGAAAGACGTCCTCATTGCAGGGTATCCAGAGTTTGGAGGTGGCTGTGAAATCATACTCCTCTTGAGCTTGGTCAAGCAGTGCCATAAAGAGTGGGTTCTCAAGTAGACTGATTCTGATGACAAATCTCTTGTACTCTTTACCAACATAGACTACCAAGTGACCCTTTGGGACATCCCTGGGAATATTGTCTTCTTCTTGATGCCTGAAGCGCCACAAAGCCCATCGGCAGCAGCTGTCACAGTCAGCAGCAGGTGCAACACTATTACCCATCTTTTGCCACTTGTTATGGATTTTCTTAAAGATTTCCATCTTCAAATTCTTCATGTAGTGTATATAATGATGTTTCTTATATTTATTTGAAAATATCTTCACAAATATATAATGTGAGAGTGAGACGGGGATTGTATAATGAGTAGTCGTTATATATGAGGAAGATATGCCACTTAAAAGAAAACAGAGAAGAGAAATGTTGAGATGCTGATACAAAAATGAACAAGGGTTTATATAGCAGCAGGGAATGAAAAAAGACACTTTGTAGAAGAACATTAATTGATAGACATGTTTGGGTAGTTTAGTGGGAGTGAAGAGACTAAAACAGAAACTTTAATGTGCTAGATGTCTGCGCGTTGCCATGCTGTACTTGTTTTTCCTTCATGTCAGTGCATTTTCATACGAATATGTACGAACATTATACGAAGCTATAAAGTTCTATGATTTACAAAATCAGCACTCACCCCTATTATTTTACGATATCCATTTGTAACATGCTAGTAATTACAAGTGCGCATCGCGCTTTACCCGAGAAGTTTATCCCATACCTATTGCATATCTTATCTATTCTTTTCTAATCTAGTGGGGGTCCTGATTTGAGAACTTCCAAAAATAACTGATCCTCATATAAATATTTGTATACACAGAGTTGATCAAGTAAAATCTTTCAACAATGAGATAAGCTTTCAGCAAGATTTGAGTTGTTGACCGAGTATTGGTGTGATAGTGCATGAAAAGTAAGTGTTTACAGTACATTCAAGAATACCTGCTAACTGTAGTCGAAGATTATAGCTAAAATCTTCAATCAAATGATGAAAATTTGCTGAAATACTTGTCTGCTtctataaaaattatttaattgcTACTCAGCATATAACTTGGCAATTTTAGATGCAAAATAAGCCTGTAGTGTACTGTTTTTTCGGTATGTATCTGCAAATTACCATCTCGATGACCATGAGGGTTGAACGGGATAAACTTTATCTCAATTTTCTCTGACTTTACATGCTGGAGACGAGCCAAAAAGTTACGGGAAGACAGAGCTAGAGATATGGGTTTACTGGGATGGTCATGGAAGGTTAATCAATGGGACACTACTGTAAGTATTGTAAGACTGTTTGTTTTAAGCAAAACTTTGGCCTCATCTTAGTACCAGAGTCCAAATGATTCTCCAGTGTCTACAGAGTACAGATATTATCAAAACGATTTATTAATCCTAATGATAATTAATTTATCATTAACTGAACTAAATTTGATAAGTGTATTGTTGAAATAACAAAAGGAATTATAATTTCGTTTTTTTTCTATTAGTTTGTTTGTCAGCTGGGTGGAAACCGACCCCTTAAGTCAGCAATTAATAGCCCTTTACCTCACATATAAGGAGACATCTATTGAGAGATGTCTATATAGATCAGCTAAGTTATGCTATAATTCTTAGAGTGGTACCATATTCGTAGATATTTTTCGTTACCCTAGGGTCATGCATGTAATTATGTGGATATTGATCAGCTAAACGGGACATGTAACCCGTCTTGCATCCAAGTTAAAGAGATTGAATGGATGTGCATTGGACACATCTTAGAGTTTGCATGACATACGTGGAGGTTGCAGTgtagtttcttttctttttacaACATCTGTTGAATGAACATGTTACATGTTAGCTAAGATAGATGTTTGCAGATAGTGATAAATGTTGATTTATGGTACCCAGCCGTGCACAATGAAAGGGTTCATCCCCTTGATACAGTGTGAGTCGCTATCTGTACGTGGATGGTTGAATCTAGAAAGCGAACCACTGGATGTCATCCTCAGCCACTCTGTTATGTTCTGTTCTGTCCATGGTAATATTTtgtattaaattttaattgacTAGTTCTGCTACTTTCCCTCCACTTTGAAACGAGAAGTGCAAAAGCTCACTGGACTGTAGATGCTGAGAGAAATTTCTAATTTGTACAAGTTTTTATTATCTTCTTTGTTTCTATCAATGAAGTTGCCTGATGTATGCCTCAAGAGATGTTCAACCAGTTAGTAATATTAGAAATTTTAGTAATGCTGGGTAGTCTTTAGGGTTTAACCATGGTGAACCAAATGTTGAGAATGAGCTGAGAAATGAGAGTTTTGGACCACAAATGCAAGAAGCATGCATGTTGTGAAAACCTATCAAAATACTATGCTCATCTACCTTCCGACCAGTATATTTA carries:
- the LOC141693390 gene encoding auxin-induced protein 15A-like, translated to MKNLKMKFCKEFLNKWQKMGNSVAPAADCDSCCQWALWRFIHQEEDYIPRDVPKGHLVVYVGKEYRRFVIRITLLDNPLFKALLDQAQEEYDFTASSKLWIPCDEDVFLSVVRCAKSQWH